Part of the Pseudarthrobacter sp. NBSH8 genome is shown below.
CAGGGGCGCGGTGACGCGCGGCTGAAAGAGCTTGGAGTGGGCCCGGGTGACCAGATCGTGGTGACGGAAATGGAGCACCACGCCAACCTGATCCCCTGGCAGGAACTGGCGTTCCGCACCGGCGCCACGTTGCGCTACATCCCCATCGACGACGCCGGTGCCCTGCGGATGGACATTGCGGCCCAGATCCTGGGACAAAAAACCAAGGTCCTCGCCTTCACCCACGCCTCCAACGTGCTGGGCACCATTAATCCCGTGCAGGAACTGGTCGCGCTGGGGCAGCGGGCCGGAGCCCTGGTGGTCCTGGACGCCTGCCAGTCCGCGCCGCACCTGCCGTTGAACGTCAAGGAGCTTGACGTCGACTTCGCCGTCTTCTCCGGCCACAAGATGCTGGCGCCCACCGGAATCGGTGTCCTCTACGGTAGACAGGACATCCTGGACGTGCTGCCGCCGTTCCTCACCGGAGGTTCCATGATCACCACCGTGACCATGGAACGGGCCGAGTACCTGCCCGCGCCGCAGCGCTTCGAGGCCGGTACCCAGCGCATCTCGCAGGCGGTTGCCCTGGCCGCCGCAGCCAACTACCTCACGGAAACCGGCCTGGACCGCGTGCACCGCTGGGAATCGGAGCTCGGCCAGCGGATGGTAGCGGGACTGGAGTCCATTCCCGGCATCCGCGTGCTGGGGCCCAGCGCAGGACAGGAACGGATCGGCCTTGCCGCATTCCACGTCGATGGCGTGCACGCGCACGACGTCGGGCAGTTCCTGGATTCCCGGGGCATCGCCGTCCGCGTGGGTCACCATTGTGCCCAGCCGCTGCACCGCCGCCTGGGCCTGACCGCAACCACCAGAGCAAGCGCCTACCTGTACAACACCACAGACGACGTCGACGCCTTCCTGGAAGCCGTAGCCGGAGTCCGCTCCTACTTCCGCGTCTAGCGCGATCACCGAAGGTACACCGCAATGAGCCTTGACCAGCTGTATCAGCAGATCATCCTTGACCATTCCAAGGTCCGCCACGGCAGTGGACTGGCGGGAATCGCCGCGCCGGCGGGGGCGTCCACGGGCCAGTCCCGCCAGCTCAACCCCGTCTGCGGTGACGAAGTCACGCTGCGGGTGGCTGTGGAAGGCGGCAAGGTGGCGCAGATTTCCTGGGACGGCGAAGGCTGCTCCATCTCGATGGCATCGGCGTCGGTCCTCAGCGAACTCGGGGAGGGAATGACCGTGGACGAACTCCGTGCCGTCATTGGCAACTTCCGCGAAGTGCTCCGCTCGCGTGGGAAAGTCAACGCCGATCCCGAAATCCTGGGCGACGCCGCCGCATTTGAGGGTGTGGCCCGCTACGCCGCGCGCGTTAAGTGCGCCATGATTTCCTGGGTGGCCGCCGAGGACGCCCTGAACCAGGCAACCTAGGCCCGCACGGTCCGAAGCCGGGCCGCGGCGGTCAGCGCCGCTGCTCGAAAACGTCCGGGACGCCGTCGCCGTCAGCATCGCGCCGTTCCGTCTCTTCCACTTCGCGGTAATGCCGGTTCCGCAGCCGGAGCACCACGGCGGCGAGCAGGGCGGCCGCCAGTGATCCGGTGAGGATGGCCACCTTCGAGTGGTCATCGTGCGCCGAGCCCGCACCGAAGCTCAGCTCCGCGATCAGCAGCGACACCGTGAAGCCCACTCCGGCCAACATTGCAAGGCCGGCAACATCGAT
Proteins encoded:
- a CDS encoding SufS family cysteine desulfurase, whose translation is MALVSTPATLERAVPAMDNAEVLRIRNDFPILGQLVNGQPLVYLDSGATSQNPLSVIEAEQEFYEQRNAAVHRGAHYLAVEATEVFEDARQTIADFIGADYAETVWTSNATEGLNLISYTLSNASLWAAQGRGDARLKELGVGPGDQIVVTEMEHHANLIPWQELAFRTGATLRYIPIDDAGALRMDIAAQILGQKTKVLAFTHASNVLGTINPVQELVALGQRAGALVVLDACQSAPHLPLNVKELDVDFAVFSGHKMLAPTGIGVLYGRQDILDVLPPFLTGGSMITTVTMERAEYLPAPQRFEAGTQRISQAVALAAAANYLTETGLDRVHRWESELGQRMVAGLESIPGIRVLGPSAGQERIGLAAFHVDGVHAHDVGQFLDSRGIAVRVGHHCAQPLHRRLGLTATTRASAYLYNTTDDVDAFLEAVAGVRSYFRV
- the sufU gene encoding Fe-S cluster assembly sulfur transfer protein SufU; this encodes MSLDQLYQQIILDHSKVRHGSGLAGIAAPAGASTGQSRQLNPVCGDEVTLRVAVEGGKVAQISWDGEGCSISMASASVLSELGEGMTVDELRAVIGNFREVLRSRGKVNADPEILGDAAAFEGVARYAARVKCAMISWVAAEDALNQAT